From a single Apium graveolens cultivar Ventura chromosome 2, ASM990537v1, whole genome shotgun sequence genomic region:
- the LOC141690199 gene encoding uncharacterized protein LOC141690199: MDGQRSVMQEMEDEFAMIRIEDEEQGGLVYENTNDDLGEIDTRWCLVGCFLTDSSINFQAMQHKIISLWKPSRGMYVKQLDVNRFIFQFYHELDIKRVVEGISWTFGRFQLVFARLQEGDNPRTLPINNLDVWMQLHGMSYGFISQRVVTDIGNYIGSFIEGDVNNFVGVWREFLRVRVSIALDLPLKCRMKLMKSDNNWCWVKFRYEGITTFCFICGMIGHVERFCERLFDTPLDKI, encoded by the coding sequence ATGGATGGGCAGAGGTCGGTTATGCAGGAAATGGAGGATGAGTTTGCTATGATACGTATTGAAGATGAAGAACAAGGGGGTCTGGTGTATGAGAATACCAATGACGATCTGGGGGAGATTGATACTCGGTGGTGTTTAGTGGGATGCTTCCTTACAGACTCTTCGATTAATTTTCAAGCCATGCAACACAAAATAATATCTCTGTGGAAACCAAGTCGTGGCATGTATGTAAAGCAATTGGATGTTAATCGTTTCATTTTTCAGTTCTATCATGAACTCGATATTAAAAGGGTAGTTGAAGGTATTTCATGGACGTTTGGCCGCTTTCAATTGGTGTTTGCTCGTTTGCAAGAGGGGGATAATCCTCGAACTTTGCCAATCAACAACCTGGATGTATGGATGCAGTTACACGGTATGAGCTATGGTTTCATATCTCAAAGAGTAGTTACAGACATTGGAAATTATATTGGTTCTTTCATTGAAGGTGATGTCAATAACTTTGTAGGGGTCTGGAGAGAATTTCTTCGTGTCAGGGTGTCAATTGCATTGGATCTACCTCTTAAATGCAGGATGAAGTTGATGAAAAGTGATAATAATTGGTGTTGGGTCAAGTTTAGGTATGAAGGGATAACAACATTCTGTTTCATTTGTGGTATGATAGGCCATGTTGAACGCTTTTGTGAAAGATTGTTTGACACGCCCTTAGACAAGATTTAG